The genomic DNA TCATATGTTGCAAAGCACAGCAAGGCACACCTTCCAGTATTATTCCTCAAAAGAATAAAATGCCTACTTTTTGTCATGGCCACAAGTTGGTTGAGAAAGGCAGAAGATACACATTGCTACACCTACTTTAGGAGAAAGTTGCCTACATCAGTTATAATGgattctgttattgttgtgtatttttaaattgtttccaacttacagcaaccttaaggcaaacctgtcacaggattttcttgccatgttttgttcgcctttgccttcttctgacgttgagaatgtgtgacttgcccagggtcactgaGTGGGCTTTCTtggttgagcaaggattcaaaccctggtctcccagtgtcctattacaacactcaaatcactaagcCATGCTGACTCTACCACTGCTTAATTCCAGCATCATGTAAAaccatggctttttattaaagcccttGGGGCCTGATTGATTTATTCCagcataactgtcatccttcagcctgcgagggagtgaatgtctaagtcatttctgatttatagtgaccttatggtgactctatcactgggttttcttggcaatatttgttcagaagaggtttgcctttgccttcctgaggctgagagagtatagctTGCTGAGGGtcacccatggctgagtggagatttgaaccctggtctctagtcatagtccaatgctcaaaccactacaccacactgagtcTCTAATCCAGCATATACACATTCTATTAAACTTTGTTAAcctgttaaattgtttaatgagtttttagtttatttaaattattcttcttttttaaaactatgtaaatTGATTCTACTTGTATGCCACTCTGAGATACTGTGACATAGGGTAAGACAAATAAATAGCCACTATATGGGTGGAATCTTAAACTTAATTGGCATGGGAAGGGTGCTGCACCTTGTTTAATTGTAAAGTAATCTATGTCCAAAACCAGGAATTTTTTAtgattttgttttctgatgaCCTCTTAGTTTTTGCTGGCCAGAGAAAAGACTTAGGGACCAGGAAAAAAGGCCATTGTCGTGTCCCAATTTTATGGCCAGCACAGACTAGACAGATACAATTTCTTGGCATATATACGTAGTTCTAACCAATCAGCGGAAATAACGACAATCCAACATCAGGTCTGATCTTTTCAACTTTGATAGGTCATTATCACTTTACTGTAGGACTATAGCTGGACTATGGAAAACTGCAAGCAAACATTCAAAAGAAGACGCACTTGGGATAATTTTCCCTCTATAGAGTAACTCATACCACCACGAAAGCTCACCTGGGAAATTCCTCCTTCACTTGGGGCCTTTCACTTTCCCGTAGGACATCCACCACTTTCTGGTGGCCTGCTTCCTCTGCCAGATCCATCGCATCCCGGCCTTGCGTTTCACAAACCCCCACCCAGGCAGCGCCGCAACTCAGAAGATATCTCACAGCCTCCTCACGGCCAGCATAAGCTGCGCACATCATGGCTGTCCAGTAATAGCTATCTCTGTAGTTGATGTCACATTCTTCCTTCTCTATCAGTGTCCGCAGAGAACTCAGGTTGCCTTCTTGGGCAGCTTTCAGGAGCCGATTCCCTTGACGGGAGTCTGTCTCTCTGCTCTGAGCCTGAGGAGTCTCTTGTACCGGTTGGAGGCGTATGCAGTGCACCTTGCGTTTCCTCTGTGAGGGTCTCCCAGGACCACTTGGAAGCACCAGGTTCTCATAGAAGCTGCGAACTGCTTCTCCAGATGCATTCCCTTCCTCCTGACTAGCAACAGAAGATCCCCTTCTGCTTTTCTTCTGGACATGTCCATCTCTCCAGAGATCCGATTCCTCCTGGGCACGAGTGAAGGCAATCAACTGGGGACCATGGTTCATGCTGATGCGGGGTTGTGCTAGATATAAAGCTAGAACTGTAAGCTACAGCTTCTCAGCCTGTGGAAAAGAAGAGTCAGGTGATTAATTTACTTATTATTTAAGGATCTTTAATGTGCTATGGACAAGGATTAAGAACATGCTGTGATTCCCTAGGGGAGAAATATATAGTGCATACAGATATATAGCATAGAATACAGATTTCTAATAACTTGTGCtttcaaaaaaaaatccaaataataatactTCATGGTTGAAAAGATATAATGGAAAATAAGCATGCAATGCTTGTGGATGCCAATAAGATGGGCAGGAAGCTCAGCCAGGACAGAACTCCACTGgactatttatttatgtatttatgtatttaattcaatgggattcaaggtgggttacaataaattttaaaaagacagaagtaaaaacGTCTGGTTGATGATTTGCGAAGCCAGAGGTAAGCGCTGCTTCCCTCCTGGGACTTCCGATCAATGTAAATTCTGGCTTGAAATACTATGCCAGGATCTTCATCTTTAAACCCAGTGCGCAACAGAGGAAAGCCTTTGTGAACTAGGATGCCGAGCAGAAGACCAATATTACAAAGAGCATGACGATATCCCAAATCAAATTTGCACATATTTGTTTTCCATCAATTATTGTTAAGTGCTCAGAGCACTGAGATTCTaggtacatccacactgcagaattaacacagtttggcaccactttaacctcTATGGCGCAATGCTATGGGAGTCTAGGATTTGTGGTTCTGTGAGCTGTTTAGGATGGAGCCACTGGCAGTTAATATGGCGTCAagactgcattgattctgcagcgtggcagcaaCAGCCCTTGCTTTCCAAATGAACTAAAATCCACTTGAACGTAAgtctgtgttgttgctgttgttgtgtgccttgaagtcatttctggccTATAGCAATGCTAAAGtgaagtgaacctgtcatgggggggATAGTTCCCACTgccctcctgaggctgagagggtgtgacctgcccaaggggagccaatgggttcccatggcctCCAAGGGCCTCCCTCCCAGGGAACCTCTCAGACAGCAGCCCACCAAATGCGCGACTGACCTGCTTTCTTCAGGATGATGTCACTTACAGATACCGGAAGCCCGCCCAACCATAGAGATGAGAGCGGGCGGGACTGCAGAGCGTCCAGAAAAGCAACAACAGGGAAGCCCTGTATCATAGAGAGAAATCAAAGAGCGGCGCATTTCCCCAGTTAGCACCCCCCAATACCAATAGCCCGGTTTTGGATACACCTTGATGGTTGCGCTGTAGACATAATGCattttcaactgccatggctccatcctaaccgaaaacctgggatttgtagcttcctGAGGCACCACCGgcgctctttggcagaggaggctaaaaagACCtggtcaaactacaaatcccaggatcccattggGAGACGCCACTCTCTGACCAAAGGGAGCCCGGGTCTTCCATATGTGAGGCAGAGTTTTAGTCATTCTATATTTTTACTATCTCTATGGTTTCCACTCATAGGCTTGATGAGAAACGGCCTTTTAGGGGTGGATTTACGCATGCGCTGTATCTCTCTGCAATAGGCGATAACTCTACGCATGCGCGCGGCGGGCGATGTGTCTCGCGCCTTTTCCCGCCTTTTCCAACACGCGCCCCAGTTCGTAACCGTGGTGTTTTTTTTGCTTCGTGACCGTTGGTCCTCATTTGCATATCTGCACCGCTTCCTTTTAAATCCCTGCAGTTCTCTCAGCCCTTTCAATGGGGCTGCCTTGAATTAAAAAGGACAGCCgggtttttaaaagagaaacagcACTCTGCCACACTGAGCTCTGTAGGCACATAGCTTTCCCTGTTAGATATGTTTTAAAAGATCAGAACACAGTCTTTTTCAGTTTAACTTAGAGCATCAATACCCCtctcttctgccacaaaggctctcGTTAAAAAAACCTGTTAATTTTATGGCTCAAACAATCAGTTGGGCTTCAAAAtgctattaataaaataataataataataataataataataataataataataataattctttattaGACATTAAGCATTATACACAGATCATGTTTACTGACATATAGAACACACTTACAAATACAGATAATTGTTAACTGGGCTAACAAAGACTGACTACACGTATTGTACAATTACTAAAAAGATTACTCAATCCCTATTAAATAAGAAACTAAATTCCTGGATAATTATACTTATCGTCTTCATTTACATAAACAAATTTTCAAAACGTGATTAGTCAAATTTGTATGTATGTCATTTATCTGAACTTTTAGCAACACagagagtggcttcacaacagaTAATGTAAATACATCATGGCTAAAATACTaaaaacatcttaaaatcacTAAACAGGCCGTTTTAAtggatacagtcggccctctgtatccacttaTTATGGttccaagcatccatggtttgaaaatattcatatatatatatatatatatataccttgatttttgccattttatctaagggacaccattttactctccaTTATGTTTAaggggacttgaatatccatggattttggtatctaccaAACCCCATGGTCTGAGGTTTCAGGTGACAatgttgttatgggccttcaaattgtttccagcttatggctaccctaaaatAAAACTGTCAGGGGgcggtttcttggcaagatttgttcaatcttgctgaggctgagagaatgtaacttgcccaaagtcgcccagtgggtaagtgaggattcgaaccctagtctccagagtcatccaacactcaaaccgctacaccacacttgctctcagattattattattattattattataattattattatcattagatttatttgtatcccactcttttcccagaactgtgGACTGAGAGCGgtttcacaaaattaaaaaacagtacaattaaaaacatagaaaagagtacattaaaaaggaattaaattattacaatattaaaacagatagttattaaaaggatgaaacacattttaaaaatataaaacacacacacacacacacacacacacacatatatatatatatatatatatataaat from Sceloporus undulatus isolate JIND9_A2432 ecotype Alabama chromosome 2, SceUnd_v1.1, whole genome shotgun sequence includes the following:
- the GPANK1 gene encoding G patch domain and ankyrin repeat-containing protein 1: MNHGPQLIAFTRAQEESDLWRDGHVQKKSRRGSSVASQEEGNASGEAVRSFYENLVLPSGPGRPSQRKRKVHCIRLQPVQETPQAQSRETDSRQGNRLLKAAQEGNLSSLRTLIEKEECDINYRDSYYWTAMMCAAYAGREEAVRYLLSCGAAWVGVCETQGRDAMDLAEEAGHQKVVDVLRESERPQVKEEFPSPQAPVEKKYCAVCQAHYSEDTVALHERSTAHLFNRRDPLPPTRYHIPENNVGYQLMVKGGWDREAGLGPEGAGRKFPIQTLLKRDQKGLGFCSNLKPKVTHFDANDPSAVEARKERPRRERAATVGKRESRRREAKAAAWERNLRTYMNLDF